TATTGATAATAACGAATTTCAAGAAGACCTTTAAAGGAGTTTTATATGAAAAATAAAAGCTTACTAGACAATTTCGAGGAGTATGACGACCCTGCTTTATACGATCGCGAAAATGAACGTTACAAGGGCGACATTCCATTTTTGCAAAAATGGGCAGAAAAAATGGATGGCCCGATCATCGATGTCGCTTGTGGAACAGGAAGGGCAACGATTCCTTTGGGGCAGGAAGGGTATGAACTGATCGGTGTCGACGTCCACCAAGGGATGCTTGATGAAGCGAAAAAGAAGGCAGATAACCTGAACCTTAATGTGAAATGGTTAAAGCAAGACTGTACAAATTTGGACTTGCATGTGAAGAGTTCGCTCATCTATACAGTCGGTAACTCGTTTCAGCATTTCCTTACAAACGAAGATCAAGACGGACTGCTCAAGTCAGTCAATCGTCATTTGAAAAACGGTGGTATTTTCATTTTTGGCACAAGGTTTCCGGTAGAAGAAGACCTAATACACCAGAGTTCAGAAGAGTATTGGCGAACATACCCAGATCCGGAAACGTCACATGAAGTTGATGTATACACAATCAGTCGTTATGATGCGCTAGATCAAGTCCAGCATTGTACGACGATTCGTAAATATAAAGACAATCAAGGATGCGTCATTGACGAAAAAAGAACTAACATCAACTT
The Bacillus shivajii DNA segment above includes these coding regions:
- a CDS encoding class I SAM-dependent methyltransferase, with protein sequence MKNKSLLDNFEEYDDPALYDRENERYKGDIPFLQKWAEKMDGPIIDVACGTGRATIPLGQEGYELIGVDVHQGMLDEAKKKADNLNLNVKWLKQDCTNLDLHVKSSLIYTVGNSFQHFLTNEDQDGLLKSVNRHLKNGGIFIFGTRFPVEEDLIHQSSEEYWRTYPDPETSHEVDVYTISRYDALDQVQHCTTIRKYKDNQGCVIDEKRTNINLRYVFPKEMERLLDAHGFEILHVYEDWNETPITNDSNEMVYVCKKHGDGSTASKAPQKEAREPSLCF